The Prochlorococcus marinus str. MIT 9301 genome window below encodes:
- the sat gene encoding sulfate adenylyltransferase, with the protein MELQQKTKTDPNGLIPPYGGELKNLIIKDNSFKNDLISKATYEFECSERNACDVELLMVGAFSPLEGFMDENNYKSVIENNRDTSGLLFGLPIVFDSNNDEVKAGETILLTYKNQKIAILEVSSIWEPDKSLEAEFCYGTNSLDHPAVKMIFNERGRFYIGGKVYGFELPVREFPCKTPEEVRSSLPSNYDVVAFQCRNPIHRAHYELFTNALLSDNVSSNSVVLVHPTCGPTQQDDIPGKVRYLTYKELEEEISDERIKWAFLPYSMHMAGPREALQHMIIRRNYGCTHFIIGRDMAGCKSSSTGEDFYGPYDAQNFANKCADELMMQTVPSKNLVYTKEKGYITAEEAKEFNYEIMKLSGTEFRKKLRNGEPIPEWFAFKSVVDVLRRS; encoded by the coding sequence ATGGAATTACAACAAAAAACAAAAACTGACCCTAATGGACTAATACCGCCTTATGGAGGGGAACTAAAAAATTTAATAATTAAAGATAATAGCTTTAAAAATGACCTTATCTCCAAAGCTACTTATGAATTTGAATGTAGCGAGAGAAATGCATGTGATGTAGAACTTTTGATGGTTGGTGCTTTTTCTCCTTTGGAAGGTTTTATGGATGAAAATAACTACAAATCGGTTATCGAAAATAACAGAGATACAAGCGGTTTGCTTTTTGGCTTACCTATTGTCTTTGATTCAAATAATGATGAAGTAAAAGCTGGAGAAACAATCTTGCTTACCTACAAAAACCAAAAAATTGCAATTTTAGAAGTAAGTTCTATTTGGGAGCCTGATAAATCTTTAGAAGCCGAATTTTGTTATGGTACTAATTCTTTAGATCATCCTGCTGTTAAGATGATTTTTAATGAAAGGGGAAGATTCTATATAGGAGGGAAAGTTTATGGTTTCGAACTACCAGTTAGAGAATTTCCCTGCAAAACCCCTGAAGAAGTTAGATCTTCACTGCCATCAAATTATGATGTAGTTGCATTTCAATGCAGAAATCCAATTCATAGAGCACATTATGAGTTATTTACTAATGCCCTACTCTCAGATAATGTCTCTTCTAACTCAGTGGTTTTGGTACATCCAACTTGTGGGCCAACTCAACAAGACGATATACCTGGAAAAGTTAGATATTTGACCTATAAAGAATTAGAAGAGGAAATATCTGATGAAAGAATAAAATGGGCTTTTTTACCTTATTCAATGCATATGGCAGGGCCAAGGGAAGCTCTTCAACACATGATAATCAGAAGAAATTATGGCTGCACCCACTTTATTATTGGTAGAGATATGGCTGGTTGTAAGTCATCATCAACTGGTGAAGATTTTTATGGCCCATATGACGCCCAGAATTTTGCTAATAAGTGTGCAGATGAATTAATGATGCAGACTGTTCCTTCAAAAAATTTAGTTTATACGAAGGAAAAAGGATATATAACAGCTGAAGAAGCTAAAGAATTTAATTATGAAATTATGAAACTTAGTGGTACTGAATTTAGAAAGAAATTGAGGAATGGCGAACCAATTCCTGAATGGTTTGCATTCAAAAGTGTAGTAGATGTTCTAAGACGCTCTTAA
- the psbO gene encoding photosystem II manganese-stabilizing polypeptide has protein sequence MRIRSFLAFVISICITFAFVPVKTFAFSERGNAQFTDVVNTGKANDCPTLDSSLIGSISLSNGDSLKGICMHPTEVYVKVPGTKRKAAEFVSTKIISPRNNTTVTEVYGDIDSGTFTEKGGIDFQLITVLTPGGLEVPFAFSAKDLTADLPSSIQPGTEVSGSTFTPNYRTGDFLDPKARAKNTGVEYAQGLVALGGDDEELAKENIKVDVNGTGVITLSINNVDSDTDEFAGTFEAIQPSDTDMGSKDPLDVKIIGELYGRKA, from the coding sequence ATGAGAATTCGTTCTTTCTTAGCTTTTGTTATTTCAATTTGTATAACTTTTGCTTTCGTACCTGTTAAAACATTTGCTTTTTCTGAAAGAGGAAATGCACAATTCACAGATGTTGTTAATACTGGAAAAGCTAATGATTGCCCTACATTAGACTCATCTCTTATCGGATCAATATCTCTAAGTAATGGAGATAGCCTCAAAGGAATATGCATGCATCCAACAGAAGTTTATGTAAAAGTGCCAGGGACAAAACGAAAAGCTGCAGAATTTGTTTCTACAAAAATTATTAGTCCTAGAAATAACACCACAGTGACAGAAGTTTATGGAGATATAGATTCAGGAACTTTCACCGAAAAAGGTGGTATTGATTTTCAACTTATTACTGTATTAACCCCTGGTGGTTTAGAGGTACCATTTGCATTCTCAGCAAAAGATCTTACTGCTGATTTACCCTCATCAATTCAGCCAGGCACTGAGGTTAGTGGCTCAACATTTACACCTAACTACAGAACAGGTGATTTTCTAGATCCTAAGGCAAGAGCTAAAAATACTGGTGTTGAATATGCTCAAGGTTTAGTTGCATTAGGAGGAGATGACGAAGAACTTGCTAAAGAAAATATCAAAGTTGATGTAAACGGCACTGGCGTTATTACTCTTTCAATTAACAATGTAGATTCTGACACAGACGAATTTGCTGGTACTTTTGAAGCTATCCAACCTTCAGATACAGACATGGGATCAAAAGATCCACTCGATGTAAAAATAATAGGAGAGCTTTACGGAAGAAAGGCATAA
- the coaBC gene encoding bifunctional phosphopantothenoylcysteine decarboxylase/phosphopantothenate--cysteine ligase CoaBC — translation MKTKSNDSKIKVLLLITGSIAAVRIPLLVSQLAKENYEIRCVLSKNAEKLIKPLSLSILSRNPCILEDDQWSNSQSTPLHIELSNWADILIIAPLTATTLAKWVTGNAEGLIPSILIANIKPIIVAPAMNTQMWLNKAVQENYKNLKNYENVLSLQPSEGLLACDAIGIGKIPPNNLIQLALEFIALHKQNEYRKDLLNKEILITGGCTSEKIDAARHITNRSSGAMGLLLSQVARFRGAQVKYVHGPLKIDKNLTDGIKRYEIETSVDLIRALDNEISNCDYFFMNAAVSDFKITSDTSAKIPKNKINEHLNQNFELVPDILKTISKSKKDNQVFVGFCAFTGSIEEARITIKEKIIQKGCDFLFANPIDLEGQGFGFLAQNEGWLFDTNNLEHYIKKTSKIDLANKLITQIISLKK, via the coding sequence ATGAAAACTAAAAGTAATGACTCCAAAATAAAGGTTCTTTTATTAATAACGGGTAGTATTGCAGCTGTAAGAATTCCATTATTAGTAAGCCAATTAGCGAAAGAAAATTATGAAATAAGATGCGTTTTATCTAAAAATGCAGAAAAATTAATAAAGCCGCTTTCTCTCTCTATCTTGAGTAGAAACCCTTGCATTTTAGAAGATGATCAATGGTCAAATAGTCAATCAACACCTCTTCACATAGAACTCAGTAATTGGGCTGATATTTTAATCATTGCGCCTTTAACAGCAACAACATTAGCAAAATGGGTAACTGGGAATGCAGAGGGACTTATCCCAAGCATCTTAATAGCAAATATAAAGCCAATTATTGTTGCACCAGCAATGAATACACAAATGTGGCTAAATAAAGCTGTCCAAGAAAATTATAAGAATTTAAAAAATTACGAAAATGTTTTGTCTTTGCAACCAAGTGAAGGCCTCTTAGCATGTGATGCTATTGGCATCGGTAAGATTCCTCCAAATAATCTAATTCAATTAGCTCTTGAATTTATAGCTTTACACAAACAAAATGAGTATCGCAAAGATTTACTTAATAAAGAAATTCTAATAACTGGAGGGTGCACCTCAGAGAAAATTGATGCGGCAAGACATATTACCAACAGAAGTTCTGGAGCTATGGGCCTACTTCTTTCTCAAGTAGCGAGGTTCAGAGGAGCACAAGTAAAATATGTCCATGGGCCATTGAAAATCGATAAGAATCTTACTGATGGAATAAAAAGATATGAAATTGAAACCAGTGTTGATTTAATTAGGGCTCTTGATAATGAAATATCAAATTGCGATTATTTTTTCATGAATGCAGCAGTCTCTGATTTTAAGATAACCTCAGATACTTCAGCTAAAATTCCAAAAAATAAAATTAATGAACATTTGAATCAAAACTTTGAGCTAGTCCCAGATATTTTAAAAACAATTAGTAAATCAAAAAAAGATAACCAAGTTTTTGTAGGCTTTTGTGCTTTTACAGGATCTATCGAAGAAGCACGAATAACTATTAAAGAAAAGATTATCCAAAAGGGTTGTGATTTTCTATTCGCAAATCCAATAGATCTTGAAGGCCAAGGATTTGGCTTTTTGGCACAAAATGAAGGTTGGCTATTCGATACGAACAATTTGGAACACTATATTAAAAAAACATCAAAAATTGATTTAGCAAATAAATTAATAACCCAAATTATTTCATTAAAAAAATAA
- the isiD gene encoding protein IsiD, producing MKFISENQISAELVNSFDEEMTIELAKRLEEDNYNTPFDGLKDWHLLRALAINRPELTTNYIHLLDQEPFDEN from the coding sequence ATGAAATTCATTTCTGAAAATCAAATAAGTGCGGAACTAGTAAATTCTTTTGATGAAGAAATGACTATTGAGCTCGCTAAAAGGCTAGAGGAAGATAATTATAATACTCCATTTGATGGTTTAAAAGACTGGCACTTACTTAGGGCTCTTGCAATCAATAGACCTGAATTAACAACTAATTATATCCATCTTCTCGATCAGGAACCTTTCGATGAAAACTAA
- a CDS encoding DUF565 domain-containing protein translates to MVVKPQKTKFQLKIVENIQTLSIWANNPWRRYSISLITLLIGYFIGSSLGMVSAVVELMDPVAAFLSVVFIEILITLRRNFRSERKKKFLILFLDSLRLGLFYGFFTESLKLL, encoded by the coding sequence ATGGTTGTTAAACCTCAAAAGACAAAATTTCAGCTAAAAATTGTGGAAAATATTCAGACATTAAGTATTTGGGCTAATAATCCATGGCGAAGATATTCAATTTCATTGATTACACTTTTAATTGGCTACTTTATTGGAAGTTCTCTTGGTATGGTAAGTGCTGTTGTGGAACTCATGGATCCTGTAGCTGCTTTCTTATCAGTAGTTTTTATCGAGATTTTAATAACTCTAAGAAGAAACTTTAGATCTGAAAGGAAAAAGAAATTTTTAATACTTTTTTTAGATTCTTTAAGATTAGGATTATTTTATGGATTCTTTACTGAAAGTCTTAAGTTGCTATAA
- a CDS encoding aspartate carbamoyltransferase catalytic subunit, which translates to MQIWPHKHIHSLANFSIKDYESVFELANRFDALKNSGTKKIPALQGTLVTSLFFEPSTRTKNSFELAAKRLSADVQTFAPSSSSLTKGETIIDTAITYSAMGADTLVIRHSSSYITFEIAEKLDAINSKTSVLNAGDGLHSHPSQGLLDIYTLIKFFSKNTLNPGVLNSKKILIIGDVNHSRVARSNLWALSAFGADIILCGPETLIPDEFTNFLKTPAPNQIEDPVKSRGCITISRSLEESIKIADAIIVLRLQKERMMENLLSSIDSYSLDYGLTSEKLSLNNKEIPILHPGPINRDIEISSKVVDQYPNCLINNQVSNGIPIRMALLYLLQKNNQ; encoded by the coding sequence ATGCAAATTTGGCCTCATAAACATATCCACTCACTAGCTAATTTTTCAATAAAAGATTATGAGTCAGTATTCGAATTAGCTAATAGATTTGATGCACTAAAGAATTCAGGAACGAAAAAAATACCAGCCTTACAGGGTACTTTAGTAACGTCTTTATTTTTTGAACCTAGTACAAGAACAAAAAATAGTTTTGAGCTTGCAGCAAAAAGACTTTCTGCTGATGTCCAGACATTTGCCCCATCCTCTAGTTCTTTAACAAAAGGCGAAACAATAATTGATACTGCCATAACTTATTCTGCTATGGGAGCTGATACATTAGTGATCAGACATTCATCAAGTTACATAACCTTTGAGATCGCTGAAAAACTTGATGCAATAAATTCCAAGACTTCGGTTCTTAATGCTGGAGATGGATTACATAGTCACCCTAGCCAGGGATTGCTTGACATATATACATTAATAAAATTCTTTTCCAAAAATACACTGAATCCAGGGGTTTTAAATTCCAAAAAGATTTTAATAATTGGAGACGTTAATCATTCTAGGGTTGCCAGATCTAATCTTTGGGCTTTGAGTGCATTCGGCGCAGACATAATTTTATGCGGTCCTGAGACATTAATACCTGATGAATTTACCAATTTTTTAAAAACTCCCGCGCCAAACCAAATAGAAGATCCTGTTAAATCAAGAGGATGCATAACAATTTCTAGATCTTTGGAAGAATCAATAAAAATTGCAGATGCGATTATTGTTTTAAGACTTCAGAAAGAAAGAATGATGGAGAATTTACTCAGTAGCATCGATTCATATAGTTTGGATTATGGCTTAACCTCAGAGAAATTATCTTTGAATAATAAAGAAATTCCAATTCTTCATCCTGGTCCAATTAACAGAGATATTGAAATAAGTAGCAAAGTAGTAGATCAATATCCTAATTGTTTAATTAATAATCAAGTTTCAAATGGTATCCCTATAAGAATGGCTTTGCTTTATCTATTACAAAAAAATAACCAATAA
- a CDS encoding DNA-3-methyladenine glycosylase encodes MEEELFPKNFFYRHAKLVAPDLIGCHLIKKNNEIDQVKGVIVETEAYSQEEEACHGYRKMTESNKSLFGKPGTFYIYKSYGIHHCLNIVTDKENLASGVLIRSVFISKKNERLASGPGLVTKTFSIDISFNSLEVLNNKSLWISPRKSNLEEKDLIQTTRIGISKAKNIKWRWYLKNSRSVSKRLKGDRTPKFQ; translated from the coding sequence ATAGAAGAAGAATTATTTCCAAAAAATTTTTTTTACAGGCACGCTAAACTTGTTGCTCCTGATCTAATAGGCTGTCACCTCATAAAAAAAAATAATGAGATAGATCAAGTTAAAGGGGTAATTGTTGAAACTGAAGCTTATTCACAGGAAGAAGAGGCCTGCCATGGCTACCGCAAAATGACTGAATCAAACAAATCATTATTTGGCAAACCTGGCACATTTTATATTTATAAATCTTATGGCATTCATCATTGTTTAAACATAGTTACTGATAAAGAAAATTTAGCGAGTGGAGTATTAATAAGATCAGTTTTTATCTCTAAAAAGAATGAAAGATTAGCTTCTGGACCTGGCCTTGTTACTAAGACATTCAGCATAGACATTTCATTTAACTCACTTGAAGTTCTTAATAACAAATCTTTATGGATTTCTCCAAGAAAATCCAATTTAGAAGAGAAAGATCTTATTCAAACTACGAGAATTGGCATATCAAAGGCAAAAAATATAAAATGGCGTTGGTATCTCAAAAATAGTAGGAGTGTAAGTAAAAGATTAAAAGGTGACAGAACACCTAAATTTCAATAA
- the gatC gene encoding Asp-tRNA(Asn)/Glu-tRNA(Gln) amidotransferase subunit GatC, which yields MTKITKEEVNKVANLARLELNENEINNHAEQLEKILDYIRQLEKIDTDDVPCTTRAIEVVNVFRKDENKNSDCNEEILELGPSREDKYFKVPKIINE from the coding sequence ATGACAAAAATAACTAAAGAGGAAGTAAACAAAGTTGCTAATTTAGCAAGATTAGAACTTAACGAGAATGAAATTAATAATCATGCAGAACAATTAGAAAAGATATTGGATTATATAAGACAACTTGAAAAAATTGATACAGATGATGTTCCCTGTACAACGAGAGCTATAGAGGTTGTTAATGTATTTAGAAAAGACGAAAATAAAAATTCTGATTGCAACGAAGAAATCCTAGAATTGGGCCCATCTAGAGAGGATAAATATTTTAAAGTACCAAAAATAATTAATGAGTAA
- a CDS encoding fatty acid desaturase, producing the protein MKNTTKNTNSSKTFNWQKEIKNYVDPPSFWNPTLGLFFGGYFLAFLSIWQWYRGVWPLPLLVATAFLALHIEGTVIHDACHKAAHPVPWINQAMGHGSAILLGFSFPVFTRVHLQHHIHVNHPKNDPDHIVSTFGPIWLIAPRFFYHEVFFFQRKLWRRYELLQWGIERSIFITIILAGLKFDFMNLIYNLWFGPALMVGVTLGIFFDYLPHRPFRSRNKWINSRVYPSKFMNLLIMGQNYHLIHHLWPSIPWFEYKIAYEKTKPLLDKKGSPQRVGIFESQEDIFNFIYDLLIGVRSHSKKRGKIRKIINLYPGFKIKKFLLKLVNKTFIGSN; encoded by the coding sequence ATTAAAAATACAACTAAAAATACTAATTCTTCAAAAACATTTAATTGGCAAAAAGAGATTAAAAATTACGTAGATCCGCCAAGTTTTTGGAATCCAACATTAGGTTTATTTTTTGGTGGCTATTTTCTTGCTTTTCTTAGCATATGGCAATGGTATAGAGGTGTTTGGCCTTTACCTTTACTTGTAGCCACTGCTTTTTTAGCTTTACATATTGAAGGTACTGTTATCCATGATGCCTGTCATAAAGCTGCTCATCCGGTTCCTTGGATAAATCAAGCAATGGGCCATGGCTCAGCTATTCTTTTAGGGTTTAGCTTCCCAGTTTTTACGAGAGTTCATTTACAACATCATATTCATGTAAATCACCCCAAAAATGATCCAGACCATATTGTCAGTACTTTTGGTCCAATTTGGCTAATTGCTCCAAGATTTTTTTATCATGAGGTGTTTTTCTTTCAAAGAAAACTCTGGCGAAGATATGAATTATTACAATGGGGAATTGAAAGATCAATATTCATAACAATTATTTTGGCAGGTTTGAAATTTGACTTTATGAATTTAATTTATAATTTATGGTTCGGCCCAGCATTAATGGTAGGAGTTACCTTAGGAATATTTTTTGATTATTTACCCCATAGACCATTTCGATCAAGAAATAAATGGATAAATTCTCGAGTTTATCCAAGCAAATTTATGAATTTATTAATAATGGGACAAAATTACCATCTCATTCATCATCTTTGGCCTTCGATTCCTTGGTTTGAATACAAAATAGCTTATGAAAAAACTAAGCCATTATTGGATAAAAAAGGCTCCCCTCAAAGGGTTGGGATATTTGAAAGTCAAGAAGACATTTTTAACTTTATTTATGATTTATTAATAGGTGTAAGGAGTCATAGCAAAAAGAGGGGGAAAATAAGAAAAATAATAAATTTATATCCAGGCTTTAAAATAAAAAAATTTTTATTAAAGTTAGTCAACAAGACATTTATTGGAAGCAACTAA
- the ileS gene encoding isoleucine--tRNA ligase produces the protein MKSQNSKEQKSDFSYKETLNLLKTDFSMRANSVLREPEIQNFWANNDIDFQLGSSNSGEIFTLHDGPPYANGALHMGHALNKVLKDIINKYKTLKGFRVHFVPGWDCHGLPIELKVLQNLKSDERKNLDTLNLRKKATDYAHIQINNQKEGFKRWGIWGDWNNPYLTLKKSYESAQIGVFGKMFLNGYIYRGLKPVHWSPSSRTALAEAELEYPDDHYSKSIYVSLKITKIPEEIQLNFIQKNINIKKDFFQNNSFITIWTTTPWTIPANEAVAVNPKINYIFAIDEEKRIYLFAKDLCSEISKKFNKDFKVLLEVKGSKLENIEYQHPSKNKNCRIVIGGDYITTESGTGIVHTAPGHGIDDFNVGQKYDLPITCVVDEKGNLNEYSGQFKGSNVLKDANDLIIEYLKVNNLLLLQENYKHRYPYDWRTKKPTIFRATEQWFASVNGFRSSALKAIEDVEWMPETGKKRIYSMVVGRGDWCISRQRSWGVPIPVFYKKNGNEILLNKEIINHIQELFSEHGADIWWDWDVKNLLPENYAKESDLWKKGKDTMDVWFDSGSSWAAVCELRSELKYPADLYLEGSDQHRGWFQSSLLTSVAVNNKPPYKKVLTHGFALDENGRKMSKSLGNVVDPNIIINGGNNKKTDPAYGADVLRLWVSSVDYSVDVPIGSNILKQLSDVYRKVRNTARYLLGNIHDYDPKIDSFEIDQLPLLDQWMLGRLVEVTDQISNAYENYEFSKFFQILQSFCVVDLSNFYLDIAKDRLYVSSKSQFRRRSCQFVMSKVVENLAVLISPVLCHMAEDIWQNIPYSTKEKSVFQRGWPIFSQSWKNKILNEHISNLRNLRVEINKAIEGCRNKQIIGAALETEVNYLPEDKALKDSLTWLKEFGNQDVDLFRDWLIVSNFQVVSDLVDNSLATDNNALGKIQINKAQGQKCDRCWHYQKETFNGIQNTKLCKRCSNIINFEFI, from the coding sequence ATGAAATCTCAAAATAGCAAAGAACAAAAATCAGACTTTTCCTATAAAGAAACTCTAAATTTACTAAAAACTGACTTCTCAATGCGTGCTAACTCAGTTTTGAGAGAACCCGAGATTCAGAATTTTTGGGCTAACAATGATATTGATTTCCAATTAGGTTCAAGCAATTCAGGCGAAATATTTACATTACATGATGGCCCTCCTTATGCAAATGGAGCTCTTCATATGGGGCATGCCCTTAATAAAGTTTTAAAAGACATAATAAATAAGTACAAAACCTTAAAAGGATTTAGGGTTCATTTCGTACCTGGTTGGGATTGTCATGGGTTACCTATTGAATTAAAAGTTCTTCAGAATTTAAAATCTGATGAAAGAAAGAATCTTGATACTCTAAATTTAAGAAAAAAAGCAACAGATTATGCCCATATCCAAATTAATAATCAAAAGGAGGGTTTCAAAAGGTGGGGCATATGGGGAGATTGGAATAACCCTTACTTAACTCTTAAGAAAAGTTATGAATCTGCTCAGATTGGAGTATTTGGGAAAATGTTTTTAAATGGCTATATATATCGAGGTCTTAAACCTGTGCATTGGAGTCCAAGTTCAAGGACTGCACTTGCAGAAGCAGAATTAGAATACCCTGATGATCATTATTCAAAAAGTATTTATGTTTCATTAAAAATCACTAAAATACCTGAGGAAATTCAATTAAATTTCATCCAAAAAAATATAAATATCAAAAAAGATTTTTTTCAAAATAATTCTTTCATAACCATTTGGACCACTACTCCTTGGACCATACCTGCAAATGAAGCAGTTGCAGTAAATCCAAAAATAAATTACATTTTTGCGATCGATGAAGAGAAGCGAATTTACCTTTTTGCTAAGGACTTATGTTCTGAAATAAGTAAGAAATTTAATAAAGATTTCAAGGTGCTTTTAGAGGTTAAAGGCTCCAAATTGGAAAATATTGAATATCAACATCCCTCTAAGAATAAAAATTGCAGAATTGTAATTGGAGGAGACTATATCACTACAGAATCAGGGACTGGAATTGTTCATACTGCTCCTGGACATGGGATAGATGATTTTAATGTGGGTCAAAAATATGATTTACCAATAACATGTGTTGTTGATGAAAAAGGTAACTTAAATGAATATTCTGGGCAATTCAAAGGATCAAATGTCTTGAAAGATGCAAATGATTTAATTATTGAATATTTAAAAGTAAATAATTTGCTTCTATTGCAAGAAAATTATAAGCATAGATATCCGTATGATTGGAGAACCAAAAAACCAACTATTTTTAGGGCAACAGAACAATGGTTTGCATCTGTAAATGGCTTTAGATCATCTGCATTGAAGGCAATCGAAGATGTTGAATGGATGCCAGAGACTGGAAAGAAAAGAATTTATTCTATGGTTGTAGGTAGAGGAGATTGGTGTATTTCTAGACAAAGGTCATGGGGGGTCCCTATTCCAGTTTTTTATAAAAAAAATGGTAATGAGATCCTGCTTAACAAAGAGATAATTAATCATATTCAAGAGCTTTTTAGTGAACATGGAGCAGATATTTGGTGGGATTGGGATGTTAAGAATCTTTTGCCGGAAAATTATGCAAAAGAATCGGATCTATGGAAAAAAGGAAAAGATACTATGGACGTCTGGTTCGATTCAGGATCTAGCTGGGCCGCAGTGTGTGAACTAAGAAGTGAATTAAAGTATCCTGCAGATCTTTATTTAGAGGGTTCAGATCAACATCGAGGATGGTTTCAGTCTTCTTTGCTAACATCTGTAGCAGTAAATAATAAACCTCCATATAAAAAAGTTTTAACTCATGGTTTTGCACTTGATGAAAACGGAAGAAAAATGAGTAAATCTTTAGGAAATGTTGTCGATCCAAATATAATTATTAATGGAGGTAATAATAAAAAAACTGATCCCGCTTATGGTGCTGATGTTTTAAGACTATGGGTAAGCTCTGTAGATTATTCGGTAGATGTTCCAATTGGTTCAAATATACTCAAGCAACTTTCAGACGTTTATAGAAAAGTACGTAATACTGCAAGGTATCTTCTAGGTAATATTCATGATTATGATCCTAAAATTGATAGTTTTGAAATTGATCAATTGCCTCTCTTAGATCAATGGATGTTAGGCAGATTAGTTGAAGTTACAGATCAAATATCAAACGCTTATGAAAATTATGAATTTTCAAAATTTTTCCAAATTTTGCAAAGTTTTTGTGTTGTAGATCTATCAAATTTTTATTTGGATATTGCGAAGGATAGGTTATATGTAAGTTCTAAATCTCAATTTAGGAGAAGATCTTGTCAGTTCGTTATGTCAAAAGTTGTTGAAAATTTAGCCGTACTCATTTCTCCAGTGCTTTGTCATATGGCTGAAGATATTTGGCAAAATATTCCATATTCAACTAAAGAAAAATCAGTCTTTCAAAGAGGATGGCCAATATTTTCGCAGTCATGGAAAAATAAAATACTTAATGAGCACATTTCAAATTTAAGAAATTTAAGAGTTGAAATTAACAAGGCCATAGAAGGATGTAGGAACAAACAAATAATTGGAGCAGCTTTGGAAACTGAAGTTAATTATTTACCGGAAGATAAAGCTTTAAAAGATTCACTTACTTGGCTAAAAGAATTTGGCAATCAAGATGTAGATTTATTTAGGGATTGGCTTATAGTGTCAAACTTCCAAGTGGTATCCGATTTGGTGGATAATTCTCTGGCTACTGATAACAATGCACTCGGTAAAATTCAAATAAATAAAGCTCAAGGGCAAAAATGTGATAGATGTTGGCACTATCAAAAAGAAACTTTTAATGGAATCCAAAATACAAAATTATGCAAAAGATGTTCAAATATAATTAATTTTGAATTTATTTAA
- a CDS encoding DUF3177 family protein, protein MDVFNQLSIWLSFQLSIIFLLGIPFTLSIWSIKKRNKAVIKLLSIYWKVSILFFISLLLLIGKYNYALVVTNIATLLMTVSVWFWNDINDELREYDFSYSLTTTTKIWRWTITFISLNFFIQSLQNFSCFSFINSDACEIWLQPSSNLYIIMKDLFNFFFGANFTQTISKFLGLFSLLIYTLGLFQWSIIKLPKNGRNSCFSENDKN, encoded by the coding sequence TTGGACGTTTTTAATCAACTTTCTATTTGGCTATCATTTCAACTTTCAATAATTTTCCTTCTTGGTATTCCTTTTACTCTATCCATCTGGTCAATTAAAAAAAGAAATAAAGCAGTTATTAAACTTCTATCAATTTATTGGAAAGTATCCATTTTATTTTTTATAAGCCTTCTACTTTTAATAGGAAAATATAATTATGCGCTTGTGGTAACAAATATTGCAACATTATTAATGACAGTTTCAGTTTGGTTTTGGAACGACATTAATGATGAATTAAGAGAATATGACTTTTCTTACTCCCTTACTACAACGACAAAAATATGGAGATGGACTATAACTTTTATATCTCTCAATTTCTTTATTCAGAGTTTACAAAACTTCAGCTGCTTTTCTTTTATTAATTCCGATGCGTGTGAAATATGGCTTCAGCCTTCTTCAAATTTATATATTATTATGAAAGACTTATTTAATTTTTTCTTTGGAGCTAACTTTACCCAGACGATATCAAAATTCTTAGGATTATTTTCATTATTAATTTATACTTTAGGCCTTTTTCAATGGTCAATAATCAAATTACCTAAAAATGGAAGAAACTCCTGTTTCTCAGAAAATGACAAAAATTGA